One genomic region from Prunus persica cultivar Lovell chromosome G3, Prunus_persica_NCBIv2, whole genome shotgun sequence encodes:
- the LOC109947980 gene encoding exopolygalacturonase-like → MVGLTLTLRDELTTTSATYGAKPGSDVSTALAKAWSDACASPSASKVVVPSGTYKLKEATFRGPCKAPIEMQVQGTLQAPADAGQLTRPDTWVGFQYIDMLTLSGGGTFDGQGALSWNQNDCHKNKNCKPPPVNLRFEFLTNSKVQDITSLNSKFFHIHVFRCNHTTFQQLTITAPDESRNTDGIHIGASTGINITHSKIGTGDDCISIGDDSHEITVTGVTCGPGHGISIGSLGKYKEEKDVTGIIVKNCTLTNTENGVRIKTFPDSPSPSSASGIHYEDIIMVNVSNPILIDQLYCPYTKCEQKPPSKVKINNVSFKNIKGSSFTPLAVKLVCTTGKPCENVELTDIDLTYGGDKGPLTSVCSNVKPTITGVTKALGCATSSLAPLP, encoded by the exons ATGGTGGGCTTGACATTAACATTGAGAG atgaactAACAACCACAAGTGCAACATACGGTGCAAAGCCTGGCTCTGATGTCAGTACGGCCTTGGCCAAGGCTTGGAGTGATGCATGTGCATCGCCATCCGCGAGTAAAGTTGTCGTTCCGAGCGGGACATACAAGTTAAAAGAAGCAACTTTCAGAGGCCCCTGTAAGGCTCCTATTGAGATGCAAGTTCAAGGCACATTGCAGGCTCCAGCAGACGCTGGCCAACTCACAAGACCGGATACTTGGGTTGGTTTTCAGTACATTGACATGCTCACCTTATCAGGTGGTGGGACTTTTGATGGCCAAGGAGCACTTTCTTGGAATCAAAATGACtgccacaaaaacaaaaattgcaaacctcCTCCCGTTAATCTGCGGTTTGAATTCCTCacaaattccaaagttcaggaCATAACTTCACTTAACAGCAAATTTTTCCACATCCATGTTTTCCGGTGCAACCATACTACATTTCAACAGCTTACCATCACAGCACCTGACGAGAGCAGAAACACAGATGGAATCCATATCGGGGCTTCGACTGGTATCAACattactcattcaaagattggAACTGGGGATGACTGTATTTCTATTGGTGATGACTCCCACGAAATCACAGTGACTGGTGTTACTTGTGGGCCAGGCCATGGAATAAGCATTGGAAGCCTTGGAAAAtataaggaagaaaaggatgTGACCGGGATCATAGTTAAGAACTGCACCCTGACTAATACGGAGAACGGTGTGAGAATCAAAACATTTCCAGATTCTCCTTCGCCTAGCTCTGCCTCGGGTATACACTATGAGGATATTATCATGGTTAATGTCAGTAACCCTATCCTCATAGACCAATTGTACTGCCCATATACTAAGTGTGAACAAAAGCCTCCGTCAAAAGTTAAGATCAACAATGTCAGCTTCAAGAACATTAAGGGCTCATCTTTCACTCCACTTGCAGTCAAGCTTGTATGTACCACGGGCAAaccgtgtgagaatgtggagtTGACTGACATTGATCTCACCTACGGTGGAGACAAAGGCCCTCTTACCTCTGTGTGTTCTAATGTCAAGCCCACAATTACTGGCGTGACAAAGGCTCTTGGTTGTGCTACATCGTCCTTGGCACCTCTTCCTTGA